One window of Dehalobacterium formicoaceticum genomic DNA carries:
- a CDS encoding DUF3991 and TOPRIM domain-containing protein, which produces MPYVTPEQIERSKRMDLLTYLQYYEPQELVRFSGNVYTTRTHDSLKISNGKWCWWSRNIGGRSALDYLIKVRGMTLPEAVLQIDGQSAVMPPVSPKVQKPVEPKKLLLPEKNENNDHVITYLMGRGIHREIIDYCIRTKQLYESRDYHNAVFIGFDRHGVPKYATLRGTFGKRFMGEVNGSDKHFSFSIPARNECRKLHLFESAIDLLSHGTLELLSGKDWQQENCLSLAGIYMPKKIIEESTPPAALMQYLKDFPQIKEIALHLDNDTAGRLAAKTIKTLLSSSLTVSDEPPKRGKDVNDYLKITSKMRQLRERE; this is translated from the coding sequence ATGCCTTATGTAACACCGGAGCAGATTGAGCGCTCAAAGCGAATGGATCTGCTGACTTACCTGCAATATTATGAGCCGCAGGAGCTGGTGCGCTTTTCCGGCAACGTCTATACCACACGTACCCATGACAGCCTGAAAATCAGCAATGGGAAATGGTGCTGGTGGTCGCGCAACATCGGCGGGCGTTCTGCCCTGGACTATCTCATCAAGGTACGGGGCATGACGCTCCCGGAAGCGGTACTTCAGATAGACGGACAGTCAGCGGTCATGCCGCCTGTTTCGCCAAAGGTGCAGAAACCTGTTGAGCCTAAAAAACTGCTCCTGCCTGAGAAAAATGAAAACAATGACCACGTGATTACCTACCTCATGGGGCGCGGCATTCACCGGGAGATTATAGACTACTGTATCCGGACCAAACAGCTATATGAAAGCCGTGATTATCACAACGCCGTCTTTATCGGTTTTGACCGGCATGGCGTTCCCAAATATGCTACTCTCCGTGGAACTTTTGGCAAACGGTTTATGGGGGAAGTGAACGGAAGTGACAAGCACTTCTCCTTCTCTATCCCAGCCAGGAACGAATGCCGCAAACTGCACTTATTTGAAAGCGCTATTGATTTATTATCCCATGGTACGTTGGAACTGCTTTCCGGTAAGGACTGGCAGCAGGAAAATTGCCTGTCCCTTGCGGGAATCTATATGCCGAAAAAGATTATTGAGGAAAGCACCCCACCTGCTGCACTCATGCAATACTTAAAAGACTTCCCACAAATAAAGGAAATCGCTTTACATCTGGACAACGACACGGCTGGACGGCTGGCAGCAAAGACTATCAAGACCCTTCTTTCCTCCTCACTTACCGTTTCCGATGAGCCGCCAAAGCGTGGAAAGGATGTGAACGACTATTTGAAAATTACCTCAAAGATGCGACAGCTACGGGAACGTGAATAA
- a CDS encoding AAA family ATPase codes for MLIKYVFQNFRSFKGKTQLNMGAGPQRTLDENLIRENGLRILPSAVIYGSNASGKSNIIMSLALMREIVLQGSLDASSPDLNNLELYPFAHSPKQNPMLFEVEFSNEGSHFLYSFEVMTKLFDKGKRQITSEQLWIDSNKGMIQIFERDLQKVTIKRDKKVLSLIQYNEKLLAEFENKINKNLDPAELFLTHAFKTVVSSEIADKVIDFFKNKLIVVSDFTLKKANLTFSATDMPDKDFLAWNKTLDGFVKNADFGPQRILFKSQKSEDEHSADMQLVSIYKSGKRDIMVSAELMESRGTLKLLDFAIPFENLFTKGGIFVLDEFDAAIHPELIKGIIALFNDQSVNKKGAQLIFTTHNPIYLSNKIFRRDQIKFVEKDKDTFESTVYSLADFGSTDVRNDQNYLLNYFKGKYGTLPYIDFSKLFNEEAKEEE; via the coding sequence ATGCTGATAAAGTATGTATTTCAAAACTTCCGCTCCTTCAAGGGCAAGACCCAACTGAATATGGGAGCAGGACCACAGCGGACTTTGGACGAAAATCTCATCCGCGAAAATGGACTTCGTATCCTTCCCTCTGCTGTCATATATGGTTCAAACGCCAGCGGAAAATCAAATATTATTATGTCCCTGGCACTGATGCGGGAGATCGTATTACAAGGTTCTCTTGATGCTTCGTCTCCAGATTTGAATAATCTTGAATTATACCCCTTCGCCCACAGTCCGAAACAAAACCCCATGTTATTTGAAGTGGAGTTTTCAAACGAAGGCTCTCATTTTCTATATTCCTTTGAAGTCATGACCAAGCTGTTTGACAAGGGAAAACGCCAGATTACATCGGAACAGCTATGGATAGACAGCAACAAGGGAATGATACAGATTTTTGAGCGCGACCTGCAAAAGGTTACTATCAAACGGGATAAGAAAGTGCTTTCCCTTATACAGTATAATGAAAAGCTGCTGGCAGAATTTGAAAACAAAATCAATAAAAACCTTGACCCAGCTGAGTTATTTTTAACACATGCGTTCAAAACCGTTGTCAGCAGCGAAATTGCCGATAAAGTAATTGATTTTTTTAAAAACAAGCTGATTGTGGTAAGTGATTTTACCCTTAAGAAAGCAAACCTGACATTTTCTGCGACCGATATGCCGGATAAAGATTTCCTTGCATGGAACAAAACACTTGACGGCTTTGTAAAAAACGCGGATTTCGGCCCTCAGCGAATCCTGTTCAAATCCCAAAAATCGGAGGATGAGCATTCCGCCGATATGCAGCTTGTTTCTATCTACAAGTCCGGCAAGCGGGATATAATGGTTTCCGCTGAATTGATGGAATCAAGGGGAACCTTGAAGCTTTTGGATTTTGCCATTCCCTTTGAAAACTTATTCACGAAGGGAGGCATATTCGTACTGGACGAATTTGATGCGGCAATCCATCCTGAATTGATAAAAGGCATCATCGCTCTTTTCAATGATCAATCAGTAAATAAAAAAGGGGCACAGCTTATTTTTACTACACATAACCCGATTTATCTGAGCAACAAGATATTCCGGCGTGATCAAATCAAATTTGTCGAAAAAGATAAGGACACCTTTGAAAGCACCGTTTATTCGCTGGCTGATTTCGGTTCCACAGATGTCAGGAATGACCAGAACTATCTGTTAAATTATTTTAAAGGAAAATACGGTACACTTCCGTATATTGACTTTTCCAAGCTTTTTAACGAAGAAGCAAAGGAGGAAGAATGA
- a CDS encoding RloB domain-containing protein — translation MMYRKTYFCVCDGQQEEMYLKHVAFLLKIFPERVVTFNTTRGSAERLKKNYTEYDNAALFDYDFKDTEFRQNIIICEQLRRKSRREKGKNVYHAYSNVNIDLWFILHKEDFNRPVASNGAYVVDVRRIYGLNREADIKERANLERILRQITLEDVRHAIRRADQIRAGKLESDCFMVDSVACYGNPDFSLHDFLKIVLQDCGEL, via the coding sequence ATGATGTACCGTAAAACTTACTTTTGCGTCTGTGACGGCCAGCAGGAAGAAATGTACCTAAAGCATGTTGCATTTCTTTTGAAAATATTTCCGGAACGGGTTGTTACCTTCAATACGACACGCGGTTCCGCTGAAAGACTTAAGAAAAACTACACAGAGTATGATAACGCCGCTCTGTTTGACTATGATTTCAAGGACACGGAGTTTCGTCAAAACATAATAATATGTGAACAGCTCCGAAGAAAAAGCCGGAGAGAAAAGGGAAAAAATGTTTACCACGCATACAGCAATGTGAACATAGACTTGTGGTTTATTCTTCATAAAGAGGATTTTAACAGACCGGTTGCTTCAAATGGTGCTTACGTTGTTGATGTACGCAGAATATATGGGTTGAACCGAGAGGCGGATATTAAAGAAAGGGCTAATCTTGAAAGGATACTAAGGCAGATTACCCTTGAAGATGTAAGACATGCAATCAGGCGGGCAGATCAAATCCGGGCCGGGAAATTGGAATCTGACTGCTTTATGGTAGATTCTGTCGCCTGCTATGGCAATCCGGACTTT